GCTTAGTTCGTCAGTCAAACGTTCAGCTTTAGCGAAACCGACCAGATCGAACCCTAGTTCTCTGGCTTTCTCAATAACTATTTGATTGCTGATCTTCAACCGTTACCACTTTAAATCTTTTTTTACAATTTTAACGTAGACGTCGTCATTCCGGATAACGGTTTCAAAAGAATCGAGGCCTTTTCTTCCCGGTGCGAGATTACCTGTTTTAAGATCGAACTTCCAGCCGTGCACCGGGCATACCACATTTCCCTCGTCAATATATCCTTCATGCATCAGGTGTGTTTTTTGATGCGGGCAGATGTTGCTTAACGCATAGACATTATTATCAATCAGAAAGAGTGCTATTTCCACATCATCAATAAAAAACCTTTTACCGGTTCCTTCTTTCAGCTCATTCAATTTACATACTTTTGAAAACTCTTCGGTTAAATTCATTATCCTAACTCCGTCAATACTTCATTCAGAAAGAACCCTTTATCATTTTTTGTAACGGTAGCGGCCACAACTTCAGGGTCATGCTCGAAAAATATGAGCCAGTTTTCCTCAATTGCTTTCGGGTAGAGGTTTTTCTTTTCCTGGAGTGTAATAAGCGGCTGAAGATCGTACCCCATGATATAGGGTAAAGGAACATGAGAAGAAAAAGGGAGCAGATCTCCGCAGTATAAAAGTGTAGAGGAGGAATCCGAAATCTTAACCATCTGCTGACTCATAGTATGTCCGTTAATAATCATGAATTCAATTTCGTCATCCAGCCGGAAATCGGGTTCCACAAGGTTTAACACACCGTGATTGTAAAGGGGGACAAAACGGCTTTCAACAAAACTTGCGCGGTCCCTATCCGATGGATTAATTGCCCACTCATAATGTTTTTTCTGCACATAATATTTCGCATTCGGAAAGGCCGGTTCCCATTTCCCATCGATCAACGAAGTAGAACCGCCGGTATGATCAAAATGGAGATGAGTGAGGATAACATCGGTTATCATCCCCGGTTCAATTCTATGAACTTTTAGTGCACGCAGTAAAGTATTCCCCTCGTTGGAAAATCTGTATATGGACTTAAACTTATCATCCCAGTTTTCCCCGATACCAGTATCAATCAGAATTTTCCGGTTACCGCTTTCCAGCAGTAGTGAACGGGCACCTAGAGTAACGCGGTTCTGTTCATCCGAAGGATTATATTTCTGCCAGAGAGGTTTCGGGATTATTCCGAACATTGCCCCGCCATCAAGCCCGAAAGTAATTGTATCTATTGACTTAAGATTGTATTTGCCGATTTTCATAATGCTTATTTCGTTAATTATTGATAGATTTTACAGGGATAAATTTAAAAACAATGCAGATAAAATCATATGAGAAGAGGAAATTTATTAATCTATGTTGTTTTAAGTATAATTCTGATTATCACTCCGTACGGCTGTGTTCAGCAGCAAACTATTGCAACTGATTATGAAACAGAGCTTAAGGTAATGTCGTTCAATATCCGGTACGGTACGGCTAATGATGGTGAGAACAGATGGGACTTAAGGAAAGAGTTTCTCTATGAAGTAATTCGCGAAAATAATCCGGATATACTTGGGCTTCAGGAAGCTCTAGAATTTCAGTTGCAGGAAATAATTGAGAACATCCCCGGATACGGCTTCATCGGTTCCGGGAGAGATGACGGAAAGAGCAAAGGTGAATTTACAGCAATATTATTTGCAAAAGACAGGTTTATAATTGATACATCGGAAACATTCTGGTTTTCGGATCAGCCCCAGGATCCCGGTTCAATTACATGGGGCGGGTCGCTTCCGCGGATCTGTACATGGGGATTATTATTCGACAAATTTGCCAACAAATCCCTGTATGTTTACAATATTCACTGGGATCACCAATCGCAGATTTCAAGGGAAAAAAGTTCAGATGCATTATTGAGAAAGATCGGTCTGAACGACAATAATCTTCCACTGGTTCTGACAGGTGATTTTAATTGCGGCGAATCGAATCCGGGGATCAAGAAACTATTAGAAGCCGGACTGACAGATACATACAGGTCATTAAATACGCCCGCACCTGACGAAGGTACGTTCAACGGATTCAAAGGAGACAAGACAGGTGAGAAAATAGATTTTATTTTTATCCGGGGGAATCTCGGGATTGTTCATTCCGCTATTGACCACTCAAACAGAAGCGGAAAATATCCATCCGATCATTTTCCGGTTACAGCAACATTAAAGTATAAATAAAAAAGCCCCGTTTTAGGGGCTTAATAAAAACTCTAAGGACAATTCAGAATTATCTTCCGATGCCATCCAGATATTCTTTTCTCTTCAGTAATGTATCTTTATCTTCAACATGTTTTGGATCCGGAACGCAGCAATCAACAGGACAGACAGCGGCACACTGAGGTTCATCATGGAATCCGACACATTCGGTACATTTATCTGGTACAATAAAAAAGAAATCTTTTGAGAAAAAACCTTCGGCGCCTGACGGGGCTGCATCGCCCTCTCCATAATGAGTACCGGCCAATTCCCATTGTGCGCCTCCTTCATATATAGCGGTATTTGGGCATTCAGGTTCGCAAGCTCCGCAATTAATACATTCGTCGGTTATCATAATAGCCATAACTAATTCTCCTAGATTAGTGAAAAATTGTTTAGTTAACTTTTATTATAGGAATTCTTCCAATATCAATGATGTAGTTATTATCCGAGAAGTACTTATTCAATTCCAGAATTAAGAGATCAATTTTATATGATAAATCAGTTAAATCAATATTGTAATAAGAAGGAAGGTATTCATTCAGCTTTTGGATTCCTTTAGTTAACTGATTCAAAGCACCGCGGTAATTTCCGGAAGCCAAATGATAACATCCGACCGAAACTTGAACCAATCCCTGAAAAAACCTTCTGTCCTCTCGACTACTTTCAACCCACAATTCTTCGAATAAATCGTGGGCCGTAAAGAAATCGGCATTGTTAAAGTAACTAATTCCTTTAGAAATATCTTTCAAAACCGATGAAATAATAATAAAAGAAGTGAATAACTTCAAGCATAGAAGTGGATTAAGGAATAATAATTACCAGCTTCCGCTTGCTCCGCCTCCCCCAAAAGAGCCGCCTCCCCCCGAAAAACCCCCAAAACCGCCTCCAAAACCACCCCCGCTACCGCCCCAGCCGCCACGGCTTCTACCGCTTCCGAGTGAAGAGATTATCAGCCAGGGTAGAATATTGCTGCCCCCTCCTTTTCCTCCCCCTTTTCCTTTGCCTATAATCGAAAAGATTATATACAGTATTGCCATAATTATGTAAACAATGGGAAAACCGATCCCATCTTCGTCATCTTTAGTCTCTCCCTTATATTCACCAACGGTAGCCTTCATAATTGAATTCAGTCCGGCAAAAATTCCTTCATAATAATCTCCCTGCTTGAAATAAGGTCTGACTTCATTTCTTAGTATTGAACTGGCAAGAGCATCAGGTAAAGCACCCTCCAGACCATATCCAACTTCAATTCTCATTTTCCTGTCCTCTTTAGCAACAAAGAAAAGTACACCGTTATTGTTTTTTGCGCTTCCGATTTTGTTTTTTGTTGCTACCTCATATGTAAACATTTCGAGGGAATAACCATCCAGAGAATTGATCATAAGAAATACGACCTGATTGGAAGTGGAATCGTCGAATTTTTTCAGAGAAGAATTAAGAGTGTAGAGTTCAGAGTTAATTAACGTAGAAGTAAAATCGTTTGCATAATTTTTCAATTCAGGAAATTGAACCTGAGCATTAACAATAAGAGGAAGCAGAAAAATCCAGAATATTTTTCTCATTAACTCTACACCCTTTTAGAATATATTAAAATTGTACTTTGGGTGTCTGTTGAGCACCTTCAGCAGCTTTAAAATACTGTTTTTCAGAGAAGCCGGTAATTCCTGCAATAATAGCTGCCGGGAAGCGTTTTATCTGAGTATTATAATCCTGAACTACCTGGTTGAATTTCATCCTTTCAACTGAAATCCTGTTCTCGGTCCCTTCCAATTGAGCCTGAAGCTGTAGGAAATTCTCGTTTGCTTTTAGCTGCGGATAATTTTCCGAAACCACAAGTAGTCTCGAGAGGGCGCTGCTTAATCCATCCTGTGCCTGCTGGAACTGCTGGAACGCCTGAGGATCGCCAAGTTGATCTGCAGAAAGACGAACCTGCCCAACTTTAGCGCGGGCTTCCGTAACAGCCGTAAAGGTACCCTTCTCGAACTCAGCCACGCCTTTGACCGTTTCAACTAAATTGGGGATAAGGTCGTATCTTCTCTGGTATTGATTTTCAACCTGGCTCCAGGCCTGGCTTACACCTTCATTCAAACCGACCAGTTTATTATATACACCCACACCCCAACCTACTATAGCAAAACCGAGAACAACGATTACAGCTATTACAACGAGAGCAATAATCCATCCTTTTTTCATTTACCCTCCGTTAATAAATAATTAATTTGTTAAACTTCTCATCGGAGCAGGAATTCTGCCTCCTCTTCCTACAAAATTCTCACAACTTAATTTTCTAACTTCCATTACGGGTGCTTTACCGAGCAGACCACCATAGTCGACAAAATCACCGACATTTTTACCGTAAGCCGGGATAATTCTGACTGCAGTAGTTTTATCATTGATAACACCGATGGCAGATTCATCAGCAATAATTCCGGCAATTGTTGTTGACGGAGTATCTCCGGGTATGGCAATCATATCGAGTCCAACAGAGCAGACCGCAGTCATGGCCTCGAGTTTTTCGAGAGAGAGGTTACCGACCTGAGCGGCTCTAATCATTCCCTGGTCCTCGCTAACCGGAATGAAAGCCCCGCTCATACCACCAACAGAAGAACTAGCCATGAGGCCGGCTTTCTTAACGGCATCATTAAGCATCGCGAGAGCAGCAGTAGTTCCCGGCGCACCGACATCTTCAACGCCCATGGTTTTTAGAATATCAGCAATGCTATCTCCTTCGGCAGGAGTAGGTGCGAGTGAAATATCAACTATACCGAACGGGACGCCGTTTTTTTCTGCAACTTTGCGACCAATTAATTCACCCGCTCTTGTAATCTTAAAAATTGTTTTTTTAATCACCTCTGCAAGCTGCTGAAGGTCTACATTGCCGGCTTCTTTAATTGCTTCGAGCACAACACCCGGGCCGCTGATACCAACATTCAGAACAACTTCCGGTTCAGTTACACCGTGGAAAGCCCCTGCAACGAACGGATTATCCTCAACGGCATTGGCAAAAACTACTAGCTTAGCGCATCCGATGGAATCCCTTTCCTTTGTGTATTCAGCTGTAGTTTTAATAACATCAGACATCATACGGATAGCATCCATGTTAATACCCGCTTTGGTAGAGGCTACATTAACACTTGAACAGACTCTTTTAGTCTGCGAAAGTGCCATAGGTATCGATCTGATCAGTTCGCGCTCGCCATTCGTCATACCTTTCTGTACAAGCGCGGAATACCCGGCGATATAATCGATTCCGATCTCCTCTGCTGCTTTATCCAAAGTACGTGCTATTTCCAGAAATTCTTCGGCATTGCATGCGTCGAATGCGATTGAAATAGGGGTTACGGATACGCGCTTATTAGCGATTGAAATACCGAATTGCGATTCGACCTCTTTGGCATTCTTTACATGATTTTTCCCGTAGCGTAAAATCTTATCATATATTTTCTGTTTGGTTACTTCAATGTTGCGGTCGTAGCAATCGCGCAAACTGATTCCGAGAGTAACAGTACGTATATCAAAGTGTTCAATTTCTGTCATCCGGATTGTTTCAAGAATCTCTTCAAACTCGTAGGGCATTGGAAAATCCTTTTAATTTTTGATTAGCAGGTATTAATAGAATTTGCAAAACAGAATGAATTACTCTGCAAAAGTAAAACCGTTAAATTCTATGCATATAACGGAAAACATCCTCATGCTGTAAATAGATTTTGATCTTTAATTGATCGCCAATTCCTGACATCTCTTCCTGAATCTGTTTAAGATCCTTCTGAGAGCCGGTAATATCTATTATCATAATCATCGTAAAAAAATCGCCCATCAATTTCTGGGAGAGGTCCAGAATATCGCACTGAGCATCGCCGAGAGCTTTTGTAACACCAGCTACAATACCCGGCTTATTCAATCCGAAGGAAGTGAGGATTACTCTTCCCGAAGAGACATCGCCTTTAGAAAATTTAAAGTCGGAACCTCCGGCACTTTCAATTTTTTGCCGAACAGCTTCTTTAATGACATCCGGAGTAGCAGTTGGTCCCAGTTCACGAATTGCATCAAATGTAATTTTTCTGATTTCATCTTCTGTAAATTTCACGGTTTTAGTCCTTTGAATTCATTCTGCAAATATTTTAAAGTTCTATTCGAAATTTCGATATTTTTTTCAACTGCAAATTTCCCGGCATTCTGAATATTACCCCGGTAAAATCTCTGCCATAATAAAGATAAAAGAGCGATTCCGTCGAAAACACGATCAGCATTAAAGGCACTAATAGTAAGATACCCTGAAATAATATTCCAACCTAAGGATAATAACCCTGAGAGTATTTCACCAGAATATATTTGTCCCGAGCCCGGCAAAATATAAGAAATTACCGTTGCAAAAGTAACCGAAAGTTTCTCCTTTTCTACACGGTCGGCAATAATTTTTAGTTCGTGATCAGGACTGATCTGGGCAAAAGTCCTGGAAGCATTAATCCAGTCGTCAGCGAAAATATAGACCCACCCGCGCCAGTATTTAAGGGAATCGGTAATCTCCTTAGAACTGTATTTTTTCTCCATATCATCAAGGAGCTGAAAAGCGCGGGAATTTGTACGGCGCAGAATATTTGATCTGACAATTTCAATTTCGGAACTGTAAAGTTCCTTTTCTGAAGATGCAATAAATCCGGCAATCGAAAAGTACTTGATGGCGTCATCCAGCTTCGCGCCTGCTTTATAAGATTTCCCAATCCGCATGTTTGCTTCGTATTCAAATGCTTTGGTTGAATCCAAGAAAAGGAGGCGTTTATATTCAGTAATTGCGTCAAAATAATGACCGTTAGCAAATAAAGTATTCGCGTATTCGAATTGTGCTACTGCGGTGTATTGAGCAAAAGCGGTCTGACAAGAACCGAGTAAAAAAAGCACCAGGAAATATTTAA
This Melioribacteraceae bacterium DNA region includes the following protein-coding sequences:
- a CDS encoding nitrite reductase (NAD(P)H) small subunit, with translation MNLTEEFSKVCKLNELKEGTGKRFFIDDVEIALFLIDNNVYALSNICPHQKTHLMHEGYIDEGNVVCPVHGWKFDLKTGNLAPGRKGLDSFETVIRNDDVYVKIVKKDLKW
- a CDS encoding MBL fold metallo-hydrolase, translated to MKIGKYNLKSIDTITFGLDGGAMFGIIPKPLWQKYNPSDEQNRVTLGARSLLLESGNRKILIDTGIGENWDDKFKSIYRFSNEGNTLLRALKVHRIEPGMITDVILTHLHFDHTGGSTSLIDGKWEPAFPNAKYYVQKKHYEWAINPSDRDRASFVESRFVPLYNHGVLNLVEPDFRLDDEIEFMIINGHTMSQQMVKISDSSSTLLYCGDLLPFSSHVPLPYIMGYDLQPLITLQEKKNLYPKAIEENWLIFFEHDPEVVAATVTKNDKGFFLNEVLTELG
- a CDS encoding endonuclease/exonuclease/phosphatase family protein, whose translation is MRRGNLLIYVVLSIILIITPYGCVQQQTIATDYETELKVMSFNIRYGTANDGENRWDLRKEFLYEVIRENNPDILGLQEALEFQLQEIIENIPGYGFIGSGRDDGKSKGEFTAILFAKDRFIIDTSETFWFSDQPQDPGSITWGGSLPRICTWGLLFDKFANKSLYVYNIHWDHQSQISREKSSDALLRKIGLNDNNLPLVLTGDFNCGESNPGIKKLLEAGLTDTYRSLNTPAPDEGTFNGFKGDKTGEKIDFIFIRGNLGIVHSAIDHSNRSGKYPSDHFPVTATLKYK
- a CDS encoding 4Fe-4S dicluster domain-containing protein, yielding MAIMITDECINCGACEPECPNTAIYEGGAQWELAGTHYGEGDAAPSGAEGFFSKDFFFIVPDKCTECVGFHDEPQCAAVCPVDCCVPDPKHVEDKDTLLKRKEYLDGIGR
- a CDS encoding DUF309 domain-containing protein; the encoded protein is MKDISKGISYFNNADFFTAHDLFEELWVESSREDRRFFQGLVQVSVGCYHLASGNYRGALNQLTKGIQKLNEYLPSYYNIDLTDLSYKIDLLILELNKYFSDNNYIIDIGRIPIIKVN
- a CDS encoding TPM domain-containing protein → MRKIFWIFLLPLIVNAQVQFPELKNYANDFTSTLINSELYTLNSSLKKFDDSTSNQVVFLMINSLDGYSLEMFTYEVATKNKIGSAKNNNGVLFFVAKEDRKMRIEVGYGLEGALPDALASSILRNEVRPYFKQGDYYEGIFAGLNSIMKATVGEYKGETKDDEDGIGFPIVYIIMAILYIIFSIIGKGKGGGKGGGSNILPWLIISSLGSGRSRGGWGGSGGGFGGGFGGFSGGGGSFGGGGASGSW
- a CDS encoding LemA family protein; protein product: MKKGWIIALVVIAVIVVLGFAIVGWGVGVYNKLVGLNEGVSQAWSQVENQYQRRYDLIPNLVETVKGVAEFEKGTFTAVTEARAKVGQVRLSADQLGDPQAFQQFQQAQDGLSSALSRLLVVSENYPQLKANENFLQLQAQLEGTENRISVERMKFNQVVQDYNTQIKRFPAAIIAGITGFSEKQYFKAAEGAQQTPKVQF
- a CDS encoding PFL family protein; amino-acid sequence: MPYEFEEILETIRMTEIEHFDIRTVTLGISLRDCYDRNIEVTKQKIYDKILRYGKNHVKNAKEVESQFGISIANKRVSVTPISIAFDACNAEEFLEIARTLDKAAEEIGIDYIAGYSALVQKGMTNGERELIRSIPMALSQTKRVCSSVNVASTKAGINMDAIRMMSDVIKTTAEYTKERDSIGCAKLVVFANAVEDNPFVAGAFHGVTEPEVVLNVGISGPGVVLEAIKEAGNVDLQQLAEVIKKTIFKITRAGELIGRKVAEKNGVPFGIVDISLAPTPAEGDSIADILKTMGVEDVGAPGTTAALAMLNDAVKKAGLMASSSVGGMSGAFIPVSEDQGMIRAAQVGNLSLEKLEAMTAVCSVGLDMIAIPGDTPSTTIAGIIADESAIGVINDKTTAVRIIPAYGKNVGDFVDYGGLLGKAPVMEVRKLSCENFVGRGGRIPAPMRSLTN
- a CDS encoding ACT domain-containing protein; the encoded protein is MKFTEDEIRKITFDAIRELGPTATPDVIKEAVRQKIESAGGSDFKFSKGDVSSGRVILTSFGLNKPGIVAGVTKALGDAQCDILDLSQKLMGDFFTMIMIIDITGSQKDLKQIQEEMSGIGDQLKIKIYLQHEDVFRYMHRI